In Candidatus Hydrogenedentota bacterium, a genomic segment contains:
- the crcB gene encoding fluoride efflux transporter CrcB, with the protein MLNIVLVGVGGFAGSVMRYLTGVWVQQWLSEALFPFGTLLVNCIGCFVIGLVTHIAETKGMFVHEGRLFMVVGFLGGFTTFSSFGHETLVLIRDNHMAHAFANVSAHLFLGLLAVWLGWRVIALHGN; encoded by the coding sequence ATGCTGAATATTGTGTTGGTTGGTGTCGGCGGCTTTGCCGGGTCGGTGATGCGCTATTTGACCGGTGTGTGGGTGCAGCAGTGGTTATCGGAAGCACTCTTTCCTTTTGGTACCTTGTTGGTGAATTGTATAGGTTGTTTTGTTATCGGTTTGGTGACGCATATTGCGGAGACGAAAGGCATGTTTGTCCACGAGGGCCGGCTCTTTATGGTCGTTGGTTTTCTGGGTGGATTCACGACTTTTTCCAGCTTTGGACATGAGACGCTGGTTCTTATCCGCGACAATCACATGGCCCATGCTTTTGCAAACGTGAGCGCCCATCTATTTCTTGGGTTGTTGGCCGTTTGGCTGGGCTGGCGCGTCATCGCTTTACATGGGAATTAG
- a CDS encoding sodium:solute symporter family protein, whose amino-acid sequence MEGTLFLFIITMVYLFVTGYLGYLGYRNTKTATDYMVAGRNVHPAVMALSYGAAFISTSAIVGFGGAAGLFGMSVLWLTVLNIFVGIFIAFVFIGKRTRAMGHRLNVHTFPELLSRRYDSRFLGLFSALVIILFMPLYTSVVLMGAAKFVEVRLGISYEAALLFFSAIVALYVIMGGLKGVMYADAAQGGIMLVGMTILLFLSYYQLGGIRGAHEQLSALAPKAVELFGAAGHRGWTSMPEFGSKFWWSVVSTLVMGVGIGVLAQPQLAVRFMTVKSNVELNRAVLVGGIFILLMTGTAFTVGALSNVYFVNESGQIAFLATGKDIEQIIPEYMKRFMPFWVSDIFFVTLMAAAMSTASGQFHVMGTSAGRDLFNAFGKKLSGNANILITRLGILVTLIASVLLAYILPVFFESGIAIVARGTAIFMGLCAATFLPLFVGGLYTKRITRTAAVWGALSGFIVSLVWLLFVHEKESSVLLVCNALFGRPSLFGDARTGFILWSEVDALFIGLPISTVVTILLSCITKALPQSHLDQCMGMKNNRLLTK is encoded by the coding sequence ATGGAAGGCACACTTTTTCTGTTTATCATCACCATGGTTTATCTTTTCGTTACCGGTTACTTAGGCTATCTGGGTTACCGAAACACAAAAACCGCTACCGACTATATGGTAGCAGGCCGTAATGTCCACCCCGCCGTCATGGCATTGTCCTATGGAGCGGCCTTCATCAGCACCTCTGCCATTGTGGGATTTGGCGGCGCTGCCGGGCTTTTCGGTATGAGCGTGCTGTGGTTGACGGTGCTCAATATTTTTGTGGGCATCTTTATCGCCTTTGTCTTTATCGGCAAACGTACCCGCGCCATGGGGCATCGCCTCAATGTGCACACCTTTCCCGAGTTGTTGAGCCGGCGCTACGACTCCCGATTTCTCGGCCTCTTTTCCGCACTCGTTATTATTCTGTTCATGCCCTTGTATACGAGCGTTGTATTAATGGGCGCGGCTAAATTTGTGGAGGTACGCTTAGGGATCAGTTATGAAGCGGCGCTCCTCTTTTTCAGCGCCATCGTCGCGCTCTATGTGATCATGGGAGGACTGAAAGGAGTGATGTACGCCGATGCGGCGCAAGGGGGTATCATGCTTGTAGGCATGACGATCCTTCTCTTTCTCAGCTACTACCAACTTGGCGGTATACGCGGCGCCCATGAACAGCTCTCTGCCCTTGCGCCAAAAGCCGTGGAATTGTTTGGAGCCGCAGGCCATCGCGGCTGGACAAGTATGCCCGAATTCGGCTCCAAGTTCTGGTGGAGCGTCGTGTCCACCCTCGTCATGGGCGTGGGCATTGGCGTATTGGCACAACCCCAATTGGCGGTTCGTTTCATGACGGTGAAGAGCAATGTGGAATTGAACCGTGCCGTGCTCGTGGGCGGCATCTTTATCCTGCTCATGACAGGAACCGCCTTCACCGTGGGAGCCCTCTCCAACGTGTATTTTGTCAATGAGAGCGGTCAAATCGCTTTCCTTGCCACGGGCAAAGATATTGAACAGATCATTCCGGAATATATGAAACGATTCATGCCCTTCTGGGTCAGCGACATTTTTTTCGTCACCCTCATGGCGGCCGCCATGTCCACAGCAAGCGGTCAATTTCATGTCATGGGCACTTCCGCAGGACGGGACTTGTTCAATGCCTTTGGTAAAAAACTATCCGGCAATGCCAATATTCTGATCACCCGTTTAGGCATATTAGTTACTCTCATCGCCAGTGTGTTGCTGGCCTATATCCTTCCCGTATTCTTCGAATCCGGTATTGCCATCGTTGCTCGAGGAACCGCCATCTTCATGGGCTTATGTGCCGCCACCTTCCTGCCGCTCTTTGTGGGAGGGCTCTACACCAAAAGGATTACACGGACGGCAGCGGTCTGGGGCGCCTTGTCCGGATTTATTGTCAGCCTCGTCTGGCTCCTCTTTGTCCATGAAAAAGAATCAAGCGTGTTGTTGGTCTGCAACGCCCTTTTCGGGCGACCCAGTCTCTTCGGCGATGCACGCACAGGATTCATACTCTGGTCAGAAGTGGATGCCCTCTTCATTGGGCTGCCCATATCAACGGTAGTCACCATCCTCCTCAGCTGCATCACCAAAGCCCTGCCTCAAAGTCATTTGGATCAGTGTATGGGCATGAAAAACAATCGTTTGCTGACCAAGTGA
- the pbpC gene encoding penicillin-binding protein 1C yields the protein MRVKILGAAGLLLVLSAVCMLPSVQRGLLRLVGRALPAVDGAAYLQPNPSPVLLDRNERVLAAFLNEEEQWSFPVPLEKIQPQLIAATLAAEDKRFYSHSGIDVYAVLRAAWANLRYGGVVSGASTLTMQVVKPMLSQRGFLGKLEQASAALALEQKTDKRSILEAYLNQAPYGGNLVGVEAASRRYFGKSASELTLDEAALVAGLPKSPTHMNPFTAPERALARRNTVLRRMADEGFISEAERIRSTERPLSVAWHDMDILAPHSAQRLRKRVMNEGVLQLTLDAPLQRRLETMLLEHLRQFDHTINNGAIMVVDTQSREILARVGSADFYNADIQGQVDVCHAVRAPGSALKPFIYALAMERQQLYPTEAFLDRPLDYGFYNPQNFDGDFNGLVSAGEALRWSLNVPAVQILDRVGVDPALTLFRDLGFTTLDKDTEHYGLGLVLGNCEVSLERLVNAYLTLVHLGVAQEAVLIKGDDQSPPRSLLSEEVTLALWNMLEQPFPDDPWLDLVRTNDKRPRICWKTGTSSGYHDAWAVVFNAHYVVGVWMGNTDGRSAPSLIGAQSALPLAARIVRSLPLPVESAWPETADRLVSVDVCAATGLPASAHCPVTTKAMFPANQYLHRRCDVHRPRPEGGTEVHWPADARHWNLANVQDSQGTQGERKSTDTARHQKLAIKSPTQNATYVLSGEEGHDRIRLEANLERDTLQWYVNGSYLGASDYAAPLFMDLVPGEQELSCMNSAGDTARVRFVVEAS from the coding sequence ATGCGTGTTAAGATTCTCGGCGCAGCAGGCTTGTTGCTTGTGCTGTCGGCAGTCTGTATGCTGCCGTCTGTGCAAAGAGGCTTGCTGCGCCTTGTCGGACGCGCCCTGCCTGCCGTGGACGGAGCCGCGTATCTGCAGCCCAATCCATCGCCGGTCTTGCTTGATCGTAATGAAAGGGTTCTTGCCGCCTTTTTAAATGAAGAAGAGCAGTGGTCCTTTCCTGTGCCTTTGGAAAAGATTCAGCCCCAATTAATTGCGGCAACTTTGGCGGCTGAAGACAAACGCTTCTACAGCCATAGCGGCATTGATGTATATGCGGTGTTGCGTGCTGCTTGGGCGAATCTTCGCTATGGCGGTGTTGTATCCGGCGCGTCCACATTGACCATGCAAGTGGTAAAGCCCATGCTGTCTCAACGGGGATTCTTGGGCAAACTGGAACAAGCGAGCGCTGCTCTTGCCCTTGAACAAAAGACGGACAAGCGCAGCATTTTGGAGGCGTATTTAAATCAAGCGCCCTATGGCGGCAATCTGGTGGGTGTGGAAGCGGCTTCACGCCGTTATTTTGGTAAAAGCGCCTCCGAGCTGACCTTGGATGAAGCGGCGCTCGTGGCAGGGCTGCCGAAATCACCGACCCACATGAACCCTTTCACGGCGCCGGAACGGGCTTTAGCGCGGCGTAACACCGTGCTTCGACGTATGGCGGATGAGGGCTTTATCAGCGAGGCGGAACGAATCCGCAGCACGGAACGGCCCTTGTCGGTGGCATGGCACGATATGGACATTCTGGCGCCGCACAGTGCTCAAAGACTTCGCAAACGTGTTATGAATGAGGGCGTATTACAGCTCACCTTGGACGCCCCATTACAACGCCGTCTTGAGACGATGCTGCTGGAACATTTACGTCAATTTGATCACACTATCAATAACGGCGCAATAATGGTGGTGGATACCCAATCTCGGGAGATTCTCGCTCGTGTCGGCTCTGCGGATTTTTATAACGCCGATATCCAAGGGCAGGTTGATGTCTGCCATGCGGTGCGTGCGCCCGGTTCTGCTTTGAAGCCCTTTATCTATGCCCTTGCGATGGAGCGGCAGCAGTTGTATCCGACGGAGGCTTTTTTGGATCGGCCCTTGGATTATGGTTTTTACAATCCACAGAATTTTGATGGAGATTTCAATGGGCTCGTCTCAGCGGGGGAAGCATTGCGTTGGTCACTCAATGTACCTGCAGTACAGATTTTGGATCGCGTTGGGGTTGACCCGGCACTCACGCTTTTTCGTGATCTGGGGTTTACAACCCTTGACAAAGATACCGAACATTACGGCTTGGGATTGGTGCTGGGTAATTGCGAAGTATCATTAGAAAGGCTGGTCAACGCCTACTTGACCCTTGTCCATCTTGGCGTGGCGCAGGAGGCAGTGTTGATCAAGGGGGACGATCAATCGCCGCCCCGGTCGTTGCTCTCGGAAGAGGTGACACTCGCTTTGTGGAATATGTTGGAACAGCCCTTCCCGGATGATCCTTGGCTCGATCTGGTGCGTACAAATGATAAACGGCCGCGTATCTGTTGGAAGACCGGCACGTCCTCAGGATATCACGATGCGTGGGCCGTTGTTTTTAATGCGCACTATGTGGTGGGTGTATGGATGGGCAACACGGATGGGCGTTCCGCTCCGTCGCTCATTGGCGCGCAATCGGCATTGCCGTTGGCAGCGCGGATCGTGCGTTCGCTGCCCCTGCCCGTGGAATCAGCCTGGCCCGAGACGGCAGACCGCTTGGTCTCTGTTGATGTGTGCGCCGCTACGGGACTGCCAGCATCCGCTCATTGTCCTGTCACGACGAAGGCGATGTTTCCCGCGAATCAATATCTCCATCGCCGTTGTGATGTGCATCGACCCCGCCCTGAGGGCGGCACGGAAGTGCATTGGCCTGCAGACGCCCGTCATTGGAATCTTGCCAATGTACAGGATTCACAGGGGACTCAGGGGGAAAGGAAAAGTACAGATACTGCCCGCCATCAAAAACTGGCAATCAAATCGCCGACGCAAAATGCCACCTATGTATTGTCGGGAGAGGAGGGGCACGACCGTATTCGCTTGGAGGCGAACCTAGAGCGGGACACTCTTCAATGGTACGTGAACGGCAGTTATCTAGGCGCTTCAGATTATGCAGCGCCGCTCTTCATGGATCTTGTGCCGGGCGAGCAGGAATTGTCGTGTATGAACAGTGCAGGCGATACGGCACGGGTGCGTTTTGTGGTGGAAGCGAGCTGA
- a CDS encoding DUF1080 domain-containing protein: MYLCVSLLVCGFVPLRNEAWSEAVPEGFTSLFNGVDFSHWKVPEGDNGHWRIVDGAIDCDALSEAPGEKSLWSESEYGDFVLQLDWRIKETPYLNPKVPIIMPDGSHKLDASGKEIRTTVPDSDSGIYIRGSSKAQINIWCWPIGSGEVYGYRMDNKMPAEVRAGVTPKVNADHNIGEWNRFVITVKGDLLTVELNGTVVLDEAQLPGLPETGPIALQHHGSKRNGVWVSPPSLVQFKNIFIKPLD; this comes from the coding sequence ATGTATTTATGTGTGTCCCTATTGGTTTGTGGGTTCGTTCCGCTTCGCAACGAAGCATGGAGTGAAGCGGTTCCTGAAGGCTTCACATCGCTTTTTAATGGCGTTGATTTTTCCCATTGGAAAGTACCTGAAGGTGACAATGGACATTGGCGCATCGTAGATGGCGCTATTGATTGTGATGCGCTCAGTGAAGCGCCGGGCGAAAAGTCGCTTTGGAGCGAATCTGAATACGGTGATTTTGTGCTGCAGCTGGACTGGCGTATCAAAGAGACACCTTACCTGAACCCGAAGGTTCCGATTATCATGCCCGACGGCAGTCATAAGCTAGACGCTTCCGGCAAGGAAATCAGAACGACTGTACCCGATTCAGATTCCGGTATTTATATCCGCGGTTCATCGAAGGCGCAAATTAATATTTGGTGCTGGCCCATCGGTTCGGGGGAAGTCTACGGCTATCGCATGGATAATAAAATGCCTGCGGAAGTGCGTGCCGGTGTGACACCGAAAGTGAATGCAGATCATAATATTGGGGAATGGAACCGTTTTGTCATCACCGTTAAAGGGGATCTTCTGACCGTGGAATTGAATGGTACCGTTGTGCTTGACGAAGCCCAATTGCCGGGTCTGCCCGAAACGGGACCGATAGCACTACAACATCACGGTTCGAAAAGGAACGGCGTGTGGGTCAGCCCGCCGTCGTTGGTACAGTTTAAAAATATTTTTATCAAGCCTCTAGACTAA
- a CDS encoding aldo/keto reductase, which yields MKRRSFINTVAGSAAILLSSSCSRSRPATTTLAQRPLGKTGLKLSTIGFSGLVARNRDPESVERVVHESLEQGVNFFDGAASYGNTEEKLAPVLRPLRDKIILSSKTRERAAEEAEKDFAQSCSIYHTDYFDLYLIHGIQDVEKDVNAAFNPGGVMDWALKKKEQGDIRFLGFSAHSTEAALAAMERYTFDFFYFPVSYVPALKAGFGPNVLQYAHEKELPCIALKAMARQKWSEENPQPAEHPGRWYEPIEEAGEARLALRWTFSQQGVVSMLPPGEEGCYRLALSLAHDLPPITPQETKTLERMAEPMHPLFPRI from the coding sequence ATGAAACGGCGCAGCTTTATAAATACCGTGGCGGGCTCGGCAGCGATCCTATTATCCTCTTCTTGTTCCCGGTCGCGCCCTGCAACAACGACACTAGCCCAACGCCCCCTCGGCAAAACGGGATTGAAGCTGTCCACTATCGGTTTCAGCGGGTTGGTGGCACGAAACCGCGACCCGGAAAGTGTGGAACGCGTCGTCCACGAATCGCTGGAACAAGGCGTTAATTTCTTCGACGGCGCCGCTTCCTATGGCAACACGGAAGAAAAACTCGCCCCTGTCTTACGCCCCCTTCGCGACAAGATTATACTCAGCTCCAAAACACGGGAACGTGCTGCTGAGGAAGCCGAAAAAGACTTCGCCCAATCCTGCAGCATCTATCACACCGATTATTTTGATCTCTATCTTATTCACGGTATTCAAGATGTGGAAAAAGATGTAAACGCCGCCTTTAATCCCGGCGGTGTCATGGATTGGGCGCTGAAAAAAAAGGAACAAGGCGACATCCGTTTCCTGGGCTTTTCAGCCCATTCAACCGAAGCGGCACTAGCGGCCATGGAACGTTACACCTTCGATTTCTTTTATTTCCCCGTCAGTTATGTACCCGCCCTAAAAGCCGGATTTGGTCCCAACGTACTCCAATATGCCCACGAAAAAGAACTGCCTTGCATTGCCTTGAAAGCCATGGCACGCCAAAAATGGAGCGAAGAAAATCCCCAACCGGCAGAACATCCCGGACGTTGGTATGAGCCTATTGAAGAAGCTGGTGAAGCGCGGCTTGCACTGCGGTGGACATTCAGCCAACAAGGTGTCGTGAGTATGCTGCCGCCCGGTGAAGAGGGCTGTTATCGGCTTGCCCTGTCCTTGGCGCATGACCTACCGCCCATCACACCCCAAGAAACCAAAACCTTAGAACGTATGGCGGAACCCATGCACCCGCTCTTTCCCAGAATTTAA